The following coding sequences lie in one Metopolophium dirhodum isolate CAU chromosome 5, ASM1992520v1, whole genome shotgun sequence genomic window:
- the LOC132945432 gene encoding ABC transporter G family member 23-like isoform X2: protein MEDINLDHVRETSSDINLAVKITDAYKSYNSAAVVLNGFNMNVKKGTIYGLLGPSGCGKTTLLSCIIGRGRLDSGHIQLSVRKKKEIGYMPQDLALYDEFNILETFHYFGSLYEMSYEDIIDKGEKLINLMEMPPVKTQFGSMSGGQQRRFSLCTALLHDPSLLILDEPTVGLDPIISASIWEYLQDLTNRGKTIIITTHYIEEARLANTIGLMRKGILLSEAPPLEIMASCNADTLESAFLILSQKQTSDTETIEQPRKKSTLQPATTSLEKSSLFSPKRFKAQLLKHWYWSVRNWTIILFVCLLPLFSITIYNLTIGQSPQPLNLGIVNYENPSHCSFKTYDLCDSKIPLSCKYMKEMEKHDLTLTIYKEDEKLARQDARHGHTWGFITFAKNFTDMVGVKFSDPSIMSSHDIEESEIKASLDMSNYVLRTIIQGKLHQSYKSLAQSFIICNKTTVTTALDPVPITLMEPVFGTLYDINMSHYGAAAIISILELYLTFLFTALSISMEKNSGLIERSLSSGLTILEVILSQLVVQVIMLIVQTITVFILQFIVFDHPFLSTWITPFLLVFLQGICGTFMGFAASITFDEEKITTFFGICLVMSQVFLSGIMWPLEAMDPILKKISFFFPLTLSVDAFRSITARNWGLSHPIVMQGFISITLWIFATILISILSLKFKQGIKAKK, encoded by the exons ATGGAAGACATCAACCTCGATCATGTACGTGAAACAAGTAGTGACATAAATTTAGCAGTTAAAATCACTGACGCTTATAAATCATACAACTCAGCAGCTGTCGTATTAAATGGATTCAACATGAATGTGAAAAAAGGAACAAT ATATGGCTTATTAGGACCAAGTGGATGTGGCAAAACAACGTTACTCTCTTGTATTATTGGCAGAGGTAGATTGGACTCTGGACACATTCAACTTTCTGTGagaaagaaaaaagaaataggTTACATGCCACAG gatttagcACTCTATGACGAATTTAACATACTAGAAACTTTCCATTATTTTGGATCCTTGTACGAAATGTCTTATGAAGATATTATAGATAAAGGTGAAAAGTTGATCAATTTAATGGAAATGCCCCCGGTCAAAACTCAATTTGGTTCAATGag CGGTGGACAACAAAGAAGGTTCTCTTTGTGTACAGCTCTTTTGCACGACCCAAGTTTGTTGATATTGGATGAGCCCACTGTCGGACTCGATCCAATCATTAGTGCAAG CATATGGGAGTATTTACAAGATTTAACGAACCGtggaaaaacaataattatcacaACTCATTACATTGAAGAAGCACGGCTTGCAAACaca ATAGGCTTGATGAGGAAAGGCATTTTACTATCTGAGGCGCCTCCACTGGAAATTATGGCGTCTTGCAATGCTGACACACTCGAAAGTGCCTTTTTAATACTTAGTCAAAAGCAGACTTCGGATACGGAAACAATT gaACAACCAAGAAAAAAATCCACTTTACAGCCAGCTACGACTTCACTGGAAAAATCATCACTTTTCTCGCCAAAACGGTTCAAAGCTCAATTATTGAAACATTGGTATTGGAGCGTCAGGAACTGgac gatcattttgtttgtttgtctCTTACCACTTTTTTCTATaacgatttataatttaaccattGGACAATCTCCACAACCACTCAACCTAGGAATCGTCAATTATGAAAATCCTTCACATTGCTCATTTAAGACGTATGATTTATGTGATAGCAAAATTCCACTAAGTTGCAAATATATGAAAGAGATggaaaaacatgatttaactctg ACAATATACAAAGAAGATGAGAAGTTAGCAAGACAAGACGCAAGACACGGTCATACGTGGGGTTTCATAACATTTGCAAAAAATTTTACTGATATGGTTGGAGTGAAATTTAGTGATCCATCAATAATGAGTTCACATGATATAGAAGAATCTGAAATTAAAGCATCATTGGATATGTCaa ACTATGTACTTCGAACAATAATCCAAGGAAAATTACATCAAAGTTATAAAAGTCTTGCTCAatcttttataatttgtaataaaactaCAGTTACTACGGCATTAGATCCAGTACCAATAACG ctGATGGAGCCTGTATTTGGAACTTTATATGACATTAATATGTCACATTACGGAGCTGCAGCAATAATATCGAT attgGAGTTATATTTGACGTTCCTGTTTACAGCGTTATCAATTAGCATGGAGAAAAATAGCGGTTTAATTGAAAGGAGTCTTTCATCAg GACTCACCATTCTTGAAGTTATTTTGTCACAATTGGTGGTACAAGTTATAATGTTAATTGTTCAAACTATCACAGTATTCATACTACAGTTCATCGTGTTTGACCATCCATTCTTAAGTACCTGGATTACGCCTTTTCTACTTGTATTCTTACAAGGAATATGTGGGACATTTATGG GTTTTGCGGCGAGTATTACTTTCGATGAAGAGAAAATTACAACATTCTTTGGAATATGTTTGGTTATGTCACAAGTATTCTTAAGCG GTATTATGTGGCCATTAGAAGCCATGGATCCGATATTAAAAAAGATTAGTTTTTTCTTTCCGTTGACTTTATCAGTGGACGCATTTAGATCAATAACTGCAAGAAATTGGGGATTATCTCATCCAATAGTTATGCAAGGGTTTATATCAATAACACTTTGGATATTTgctacaattttaatttcaatattaagtcTCAAGTTCAAACAAGGTATTAaagcgaaaaaataa
- the LOC132945432 gene encoding ABC transporter G family member 23-like isoform X1 translates to MPKVINLKMEDINLDHVRETSSDINLAVKITDAYKSYNSAAVVLNGFNMNVKKGTIYGLLGPSGCGKTTLLSCIIGRGRLDSGHIQLSVRKKKEIGYMPQDLALYDEFNILETFHYFGSLYEMSYEDIIDKGEKLINLMEMPPVKTQFGSMSGGQQRRFSLCTALLHDPSLLILDEPTVGLDPIISASIWEYLQDLTNRGKTIIITTHYIEEARLANTIGLMRKGILLSEAPPLEIMASCNADTLESAFLILSQKQTSDTETIEQPRKKSTLQPATTSLEKSSLFSPKRFKAQLLKHWYWSVRNWTIILFVCLLPLFSITIYNLTIGQSPQPLNLGIVNYENPSHCSFKTYDLCDSKIPLSCKYMKEMEKHDLTLTIYKEDEKLARQDARHGHTWGFITFAKNFTDMVGVKFSDPSIMSSHDIEESEIKASLDMSNYVLRTIIQGKLHQSYKSLAQSFIICNKTTVTTALDPVPITLMEPVFGTLYDINMSHYGAAAIISILELYLTFLFTALSISMEKNSGLIERSLSSGLTILEVILSQLVVQVIMLIVQTITVFILQFIVFDHPFLSTWITPFLLVFLQGICGTFMGFAASITFDEEKITTFFGICLVMSQVFLSGIMWPLEAMDPILKKISFFFPLTLSVDAFRSITARNWGLSHPIVMQGFISITLWIFATILISILSLKFKQGIKAKK, encoded by the exons ATGCCGAAag ttATAAATCTTAAGATGGAAGACATCAACCTCGATCATGTACGTGAAACAAGTAGTGACATAAATTTAGCAGTTAAAATCACTGACGCTTATAAATCATACAACTCAGCAGCTGTCGTATTAAATGGATTCAACATGAATGTGAAAAAAGGAACAAT ATATGGCTTATTAGGACCAAGTGGATGTGGCAAAACAACGTTACTCTCTTGTATTATTGGCAGAGGTAGATTGGACTCTGGACACATTCAACTTTCTGTGagaaagaaaaaagaaataggTTACATGCCACAG gatttagcACTCTATGACGAATTTAACATACTAGAAACTTTCCATTATTTTGGATCCTTGTACGAAATGTCTTATGAAGATATTATAGATAAAGGTGAAAAGTTGATCAATTTAATGGAAATGCCCCCGGTCAAAACTCAATTTGGTTCAATGag CGGTGGACAACAAAGAAGGTTCTCTTTGTGTACAGCTCTTTTGCACGACCCAAGTTTGTTGATATTGGATGAGCCCACTGTCGGACTCGATCCAATCATTAGTGCAAG CATATGGGAGTATTTACAAGATTTAACGAACCGtggaaaaacaataattatcacaACTCATTACATTGAAGAAGCACGGCTTGCAAACaca ATAGGCTTGATGAGGAAAGGCATTTTACTATCTGAGGCGCCTCCACTGGAAATTATGGCGTCTTGCAATGCTGACACACTCGAAAGTGCCTTTTTAATACTTAGTCAAAAGCAGACTTCGGATACGGAAACAATT gaACAACCAAGAAAAAAATCCACTTTACAGCCAGCTACGACTTCACTGGAAAAATCATCACTTTTCTCGCCAAAACGGTTCAAAGCTCAATTATTGAAACATTGGTATTGGAGCGTCAGGAACTGgac gatcattttgtttgtttgtctCTTACCACTTTTTTCTATaacgatttataatttaaccattGGACAATCTCCACAACCACTCAACCTAGGAATCGTCAATTATGAAAATCCTTCACATTGCTCATTTAAGACGTATGATTTATGTGATAGCAAAATTCCACTAAGTTGCAAATATATGAAAGAGATggaaaaacatgatttaactctg ACAATATACAAAGAAGATGAGAAGTTAGCAAGACAAGACGCAAGACACGGTCATACGTGGGGTTTCATAACATTTGCAAAAAATTTTACTGATATGGTTGGAGTGAAATTTAGTGATCCATCAATAATGAGTTCACATGATATAGAAGAATCTGAAATTAAAGCATCATTGGATATGTCaa ACTATGTACTTCGAACAATAATCCAAGGAAAATTACATCAAAGTTATAAAAGTCTTGCTCAatcttttataatttgtaataaaactaCAGTTACTACGGCATTAGATCCAGTACCAATAACG ctGATGGAGCCTGTATTTGGAACTTTATATGACATTAATATGTCACATTACGGAGCTGCAGCAATAATATCGAT attgGAGTTATATTTGACGTTCCTGTTTACAGCGTTATCAATTAGCATGGAGAAAAATAGCGGTTTAATTGAAAGGAGTCTTTCATCAg GACTCACCATTCTTGAAGTTATTTTGTCACAATTGGTGGTACAAGTTATAATGTTAATTGTTCAAACTATCACAGTATTCATACTACAGTTCATCGTGTTTGACCATCCATTCTTAAGTACCTGGATTACGCCTTTTCTACTTGTATTCTTACAAGGAATATGTGGGACATTTATGG GTTTTGCGGCGAGTATTACTTTCGATGAAGAGAAAATTACAACATTCTTTGGAATATGTTTGGTTATGTCACAAGTATTCTTAAGCG GTATTATGTGGCCATTAGAAGCCATGGATCCGATATTAAAAAAGATTAGTTTTTTCTTTCCGTTGACTTTATCAGTGGACGCATTTAGATCAATAACTGCAAGAAATTGGGGATTATCTCATCCAATAGTTATGCAAGGGTTTATATCAATAACACTTTGGATATTTgctacaattttaatttcaatattaagtcTCAAGTTCAAACAAGGTATTAaagcgaaaaaataa